The genomic DNA TGTAGACGATCGCCAACGTATCCCCTTCGGTCGTGTCGACTCGCAGCACGCCGATCTGCGGATCGATCGGTCCGACAGCGGCAACCGCTTCATCGGGCGGCAAGGAGTAGGCGTGGCGGACATCGATCTGCCGGCCATCGGCCAACTGCAGCCGACGGTTCTCCATGATCCGATCCTCGTGGCCGACGCCAACGCCGACTTGGACCGGGACCATCTTGGCAGCAGCTTGCGAAATCGCTTGGACCGTCAATTCGTCGACGTCGGTCCGGACGACGCTGTGGCAATGACTGGCGTTGATCATCACGTTGGCCGGAGAAATGCCAAGCGACTTTTCGACCTCGCCGCGGACCTTGCCGAGATATTCGTTGTCGATCCGGCCGATCTCGCCGATCGCCACGGCATCGACTGTCACGATCGCGGCGGTCGTTGTCCCGTCGCTGATCACCAACGCTCGTACATAGGACCGATCGTTGACCGGACCGGCCTGCATGTCGGTGATGTCGACTTTGGCAACTCCCGCGGTCAGTTCCGCCGCTCGAAGCTCGGCGGCGGAGTAAATCGTCAGGGTGAAAGAGAACAGGCAGCAGAGGGCAAGATGTCGAAACATTGGCGGGCCTTGAGCGGAGGTGGGATAGGAAAGGCAAGAGATCCACAGTTTGTCCGATCCAGCGGCCGCTGTCGAGCAAATTTCTCCGGTGGTCAATGGTTCCGCGGGGCGAGGCGTTGCGTGGACAAGAGCCCGCGTCGCACGACGACGCTGTCAAATGCTACGCCTTGGCGGCGGGGACTTTATACATTTTGGTGCCGGTCGTAGGCAGCACGGACGATCAGGTCGATCTTTTACGCCTTGGCGGCGGGGACTTTAAAGATCTTGGTGCAGCCCGGGCATTTGACAGCTTTGCCGGCGCTGGCTGCGGAAATCTGCAAGACCTTCTTACAGCCGGGGCAGCGAATTTTGATCTTCTCGGTCGAACCCGACAGCGCCGCCTCGGCAGCTCGCTGGATCTCTTCCAGATCGGCCTCGTAGGGGACGTTGACGGTTTCTTGACAGCCGGGACAGCGGACGCGTTTGCCCGCCTGTTTGAGCGTCACTTGCAATTGATTTTTGCAAGATCGACATTGGATTGCGATCGACATCGGTACAGCCTCTTCTTTTTTGACGCCTCGCCGCGAGAGGAGGTTCCCATGGTTCGTTCCCGAACCGTTAATATGGGAAGCTTGTGGCGGAACGGCAGCCTCGGGCTCCGGCAGAATGAAGCGGAGTCAACGCCCCATTGGCGGATAACCGGAAAGGTTTAATAACATGGATGCCTTGAAGTTACCAAGCCGCCGCGAATTGCGATAGTGAATAAGATGTCCTACGAAACATCCGCATCATGCCGCCCCCGCCGAAGCGGTTTAAACGTTATTTGAAACACTCAACGAAACGATTTGCTCGATGGACACGCAACTTTTGATCGACACCCTCTCTCGGGTGATCCACGTCGCCACCGCGATCACGTTGGTCGGCGGCAGCGCTTTTATGCTGCTGGTCCTGATCCCAGCCGCGCTGAATCTGTCCGACGAAGAGCACGACCGCTTGCGAACGGGACTGATCGCGCGTTGGAAGCGGTTTGTCCACATCGGGGTGACGCTGTTTTTGATCAGCGGCCTGTACAATTACTACCGCGCGATCCCGTCGCACAAAGGGGATGGGCTGTATCATGCCCTGTTGGGGACGAAGATGTTGATCGCGCTGGTGATCTTTTTTATCGCCGCCGCCTTGGTCGGACGCTCTGCGAAACTGGAACCGATCCGCCGCAAGCGAACGCTTTGGCTGAAGGTCCTGCTGATCTGTGCATTGATCGTCGTCACGATCTCCGGCTTCGTCAAAGTTCGCGGCCCGCAGCCACCCGCCGCGGCGAAAGCTCCCGCAGCGGTAACCGAATAAGTCGGCTGGATCAGCAAAACTTCAGCCGCTGCGATTCGCGTCGGCAATGTTCGATCGAGCCAGCGGGCAGCTCTTATTTTGCAGCCCGTTTGACGTCGACTTCCATATCGATCAGCAAACGTTCATCGACGACGTCGACCGAAGCTTCCAGTCCGCGGAACCAGTTCATCACAGCGGCGGTTTGCGGCGCGTGGGCTTCGGTCGCCGAGGAGCACCAGTGTCCATCGTCGCGGCAGTGGTATTCGCCGTGCAGCGGACACTGCATCGCTGCCCCAAGCAGTTCCTCGGCAAACGGTAGCGTCGACGCGGCGTCGATTCCCAGTTGCTCGGTGAGTCGCGACAGCAGGTCACAGCCGGCTTGCGATTTCTTTTGTTCGCCCTCCAGCAGCGTCTCACTGACCCACTGGCCAAGATCGGTCTGCGAGAGGTCGGCGATTGTCAGTTGGGCTCGTCGCAGCGGTTGCTTGTCGAGCACCGCCAGATCGGGAATGCTCTCGACCAACACCTCGCGGTTGAACGACAGCAGGCTGACGCGTTCGGATTGATAACGGTACGCGCCACCGACAAGCCGCGTCATGTTGGGGCCGACGGGGCTGCCGCGTCCGAGTCCCAGCGGCAAGCGGTCGATCAGGCCGGGATCGGGCCAAGCGGCCAGGTATCCGCGGATCGTCGAGAATGCAAAGATGCGATCGATCGGCGATTCGAATTTCTCCAGCGGGGCCGGCCGGCAATCCTTGATTCCACCAAACAGATAATGAGGCGGAATCGATCCGTTCAATTTATCGCTGTGTACGTTGGCGTAGAACGAAACCAGATCGGACTTCGAAAACTGGACGCCGATATCGGTCGCTGGCCCCAGTTGATCGACTAGCCAAGCCTGTTTGCCCAACAGTCCTGGCGAGATGTCCAGTGCGATCTGCAATCGCTCTTGCCCCGGTGATTTTGAATCGGCAGTTGCCCGTGCGATCTGGATGAAGACCGGTTCCAGCAGCCCCGGTTGATCGGTTCGTGATCGGTTGATCTGGTCCTGCCAGACGCGCTCGGCCGGAGTGATCTTGTCGATCGTGGTGTCGTCGATCGGCAGCAGGGTCTGTCGACCGCCGCGTCGCGAATCGAGCATCCCGTCGGGCGTCAGGATCAATCCGCTGCGATCGGCTCGCCGGCCAAAGCCCTCCGGAAGGTAGCCCGCGGCGATCAAGTCTTCGGGCAATTCCAGCGTTTTGCCTTCGTTTGCGGCAGTCGCGCGGGCGGCGACCAGCACCGCCATCTCAGCGGCGGCGTGGCTGCGACGCTGCAGTTCGATCTGAAACTGTGGCGTGTAGAGGCGACTCAAGAATCGCCCCGACAGATAAAACGTGATCGCGGCGGTTTTGGCGTTGGGATACTGTTTGCGGAACTGTTGGAATTCGGCGGTTGCGGCGAGCGTCGTTCGCGATTTGCGGGCGGCGATGAACCGCCCCGCCAAATGCTCGCTGCTGGTCACGAACATCCAGTTCCCATTGGAGATCCAAAACGAACGGACTCGATTGTCGGGAGTCGACAGCAACGAGACTTCGATCCCTTCGATCGTTTTCGTTTCCAGCGTGCAATCGTCGAACTGGGCCTCGGTCGCGCGGCGGTCTTTTTCCAGAAACGTCGACAGCAGGAAGGCGTTCTTCGCTTGCAGCAGCACGCCGATCGAAGGTCCATCGTCGATCAACAGGTCGTTACCGATGACGGCGACGTCGCCGATCAGGGCGTCGCCAAACAGATCGGCCAGTTGGTTGTAGCGGACATTTAATAGCTCTTCGATTCGCTGGCTGCTGCGTCGATCCAGGATCGGCCGAGCGACCATGTTCTTGATGTCGCCGTCATGTTCTTGAGCCAGCTTTTGAAACCACAGGAAATTCGAAAAGCTGCCGAACCGCAGATAGAAGCACTCCGGCGGAACCATCCGCGCGATTGGTTCGATCTCCGCCGGGACATCGTCGTCGTCCAGCGGATCGATCTCCGGCGGGGCGGCAGCGGCCGGCAGATCGGTGAGGACTTCGGACTCTTCGGTCGAGTTGCCGCGCAGAACATTAGCCAGCGCGATCCGCTGCAGGACAGCCGAATCGGCCATCATCGCGATCGCAGCGGGTGGCTTTTCCAACCGCATCCGCGACAGCGACGCCGGTGCTGGCAGATCGAGTCGGCGGGAGAGATAGGAGAGCAGGTAGGCGTCGGCGACGGGAAGGAAGGGAGCCGCTTCGATCTGCCCTTCGGCTTGGTCTTGGTAGGTCTGCCACCACTGCAGCATCGCCGCCCGTTGGTCCTCGGGGCTGGCGGCGACCGGGACGATCGGAATCGTGGCGACCGCGGGCCCGGAGATCTGCAATTCAAACGGGCTGTCCCCTTGGAACAGGAACCAGATTTCGTAGCCGGTGACCTGTTCTCTTTCGTCGGCGGTGACCGCCGCTTTGACGACTTGGCCCAGTCGTTCGAGGATCTTACCGCGGCCGAACTTCAGTTCGCGCGGGGCGGGATCGAGCCGCATCGGATCGCGAACCGTAACGGTTACCGGTTCGGCAGTCGGATAAAGGACACGGCCTTGTGGCGAAGTGACCAGCACTCGCGAGAGCCCCTCGACCGGCTGAGGCCACTGAACGCGAGCGTATCCAACGCCATAGGTCTCGCCGGCGATCGCAATCACTTCCTGCCCCACTGCGGTTGTTGGGAACCAAGGGTTCGAAAGGCAATACGAGAGCCCCACGAGATACAGAAACAGCTTGGCATGATGCATCGCGTTCAATTTTCCATGACGAAGAGAGAAGCAGGACAATCCGTTTTCGCGTCGCGGCAAATTGGTTGATTGCGTTGTGCGACGCGCCCCATCGAACCGGACGCGATCACGCGGTCCGGTTTTGCTTTCCCAGGGACGTTACGCTGGAGCGCAACGTCTGCGACTACTGGATCGACATCGGTGCGTCTTCACGCAGCGAGCGGATGTAGTTGACCAAGTCCCAGATCTGGTTCGGTTCCAAACTGGCTGCGGGCATTGGCGTGCCGTCGATGCCAGCGGCGATCCGCAGATACAACAGCTCCGGATCGGAACCGCCGCGGTACAAGCCCTGGCGGAAATCGCGAGCCTTGATCAATCGTGGTGGCAGGACGCCGCGAGCGATCAATGGGATCTGAGCCGCTTCGTCGGTCGGATCGATACCGCGTTGCAGCGTCCAGTCTTTAGTCCAGTCGTCGTAGTCTTTGTTGGTTCCGTCGCCCCAGCCCTTGGGGCCGTGGCACTTGGCACATGCAGCGCGTTCGGTGACGAACAGCTCTTTGCCGCGTTGGATCGATTGCTTCAAGGGCGAATCGCCCGGCGCCTTCGCTGCGGCCACAACCTCGTCGATCGTTGCCGGTACGGGAACGTCTTCGGGTTCGGGGACTTCGACCACTGCATCCTCGGCGTCCAACCAACCCTCGACGGCGCCAAAGGTGAGGTCCTGGATGAATTCCCACTGCTCGGCGAACATTTCGTACTCTTCGATCTGAGCTTCATCGGTGAGCGTTTCGGGATCGAAGTCGTCTTTGTATTTCTGCAGATATTTGTCGACCATCGCGTTGTCGAACAGCGTTTCGCCAGCGGCAAAGTCGATCAATTCCGCCTCTTCCAACAGCGCCCGTTCGACTTCGCCACGCCAGGTCAGATACATCACGTAATCGATCAGCGCTTCGACATCTTCGGGATTCTTATTCAGCTCGGGGATCGCCACCATCGCGGTCCCATCGAGTCCGTGGGTGATCGCAAAATGGAGATCTTCACGCAGCGGCTTCGATCCGCGGCGGGTGCTCTTAAATTTGTATTTCCCCATTCGATAGTCGCGAGGATAGGGATCAAGCAGTGCGGCGGTCGTGCCGCGACCGTTGCCGGTGATGCCGTGGCAGGTCGAGCAATGTTGGCGATACAGCCCGCGGCCCTGTTCGCTGGGCGAACCCGACGCGGCGACCAAATTATCCATGCTGACCAGCGTTCCGAGATCGGGATCCTCGAGAAGGAAGTCGGGCAGTTTCGGATCGTCGGGAGTCCCGAACAATCGCGTAAGCGCGGTCTGCGTTTCCGCCAACGCTTGATCCATCGGCTCTTCGACCGACATCGACACCAGTTCGGCCAAGACCATGTTCGGTTCGAATTCCGCAACATAAGGCTTTTCGCAGCCAGTCAAAGCAGCCAAACCGATCAGCAGCAATGCGTAGGTAGTCGTTTTCATGGTGATCCTATGTAATGTGGTGGTCTGTTGTATTGTATCGTTTGCCATGCCGATTCGTCTTGGGGAGGTCGGCATTGGTGGCCGCCGGATCAGCCATCGGGATCGGCGGAACCGCGTCGATCGAGATCGCTTTCCGCGGCCTTCGCCGGCTGGGGGCGCGTGTCGCGGTCGTCGATCAAGATCCGTACCGCCGGGGTTTCCAAGTCGTCGTATTGTCCGCCGCGGATGCAGTACACGCAGGCGATCATGCCAGCTGCGCCCAGGGCTAGTGCCAGCGGCAAGGCGACAAACAACACGCTCATTTTGTCCTCTCGAGTTCATCTCGTTCGCGGAAACTGCGCGAAGCGAGCGTCAACGACAACACGCTCACACTGCTCAACGGCATCAACACCGCAGCGACCAGCGGGCTGATCCGGCCGGCCATCGCCAGGCCGACAGCGATCACGTTGTATCCTAGCGAAACGGCAAAGGTGATGTGAATCAGCCGAGCGGTTCGGCGGGCGCCGCGGACCAGTTCGACAACACTTCCCAGTCTACCCGATGCGATGAAAATTGGCGCCGCTTGCAAACTAACTTCCGCTCCGCCACGGACCGCAATCCCTACATCCGCCGCGGCCAAAGCTGCCGCGTCGTTGGCTCCATCGCCGATCATCACCTGCAATCCCGGGGCTGGTTCGGGCAGATGAAGTTCCGCCGAGCCAGGATCGGCCGGGCTGTGATGCGACACAATGTCCAGTTTGTTTTCGGGAGAAAGCCCGCCGATCGCAAGCGATTGCGGCACGCCCACGCGATCGGCAACGCTGCGGACGACGCCGGGATGGTCTCCCGACAGGATGCCGACTCGCCATCCGGCCCGCTTGAGTTCCGCGATCGCCACGTCGGCGCCAGCTCTCAACGGATCGTCGATCCCCAGCACGGTGATCGCGATCGCGTCGCGAGCGACCACGATCGCCGTGGTCCCTTGAGCGGTCAACCGCTCGGCTGCCTGCGACAATTTAGCCGGGATTTCGATCCCCTGGGATTGAATGAATTTCAGACTTCCGGCCGCGATCGCGGCGCCGCGATGTTCCCCCAAGACGCCGCCGATCGCGATCTGCGTTCGGGCGGTTGCTTCGTCGGTTGAGTCGGTTCCTGCGGGCGAGTTGTCTTTGTCAGTTGCCGCCACCCCTTCAAGGTCGTCGGGAAGATCGGCGGCGGCCAGGATCGCATCGGCGATCGGATGGCAGACATCGCGTTCGATCGCCGCGGCACTTGCCAAGCCGTCGCGATCACCGATCACTTCGACAACCCGCGATCGCCCCTCGGTCAGCGTTCCCGTTTTGTCGAACCAGATCGTCCCGGTTCCGGCCAGTTGTTGCAGCGAGCTGCCGTCGCGGATCAAGATCTTCCGCCGAGCGGCTCGGCCCAGCGAGACCGCGATCGCCAGCGGTGTTGCCAACGCCAAGGCACAGGGACAGGCGACGATCAACAGCGCCGTGGCATTAGCCGCTCCCTGTTGCCAATTGTCGCGAGCACTGAGCGCAAACGCGACGAGCGCCAGCGTGGTGACGACGATCACAAAGATCCCGCCGATCCGGTCGGCCAATTGAACGATCGGCGTCTTGCGAGCCGCGGCGGCTTCGACAGCTTGCATCACCCGCCCGATCCGGCTCGCATCGCCGCTCGCTTCGACGCAGACATCGATCGAACGCGTGACGTTCACCGTGCCGGCAAGGACCGTCTCCCCCACTGCGGCGCGAATCGGCTGGCTCTCCCCCGTCAGCAACGACCTGTCGATCGTTGTTTCTCCGGCGATGATCTCTCCGTCGGCAGGAAAGCTTTCGCCCGCGGCGACGCGAATCCGGTCGCCCGCCTGCAAGTTGTCGGCCAGCACCGCTTGCGTCTCGCCATCGTCCAGGATCCGGCTGGCGTGGCGCGGCGTGATCCGCAGCAGCAGATCGACCGAGCGAGCGGCGCGATGCTGCTGGCGGAACTGGATCCAACGGCCGATCAACAAAAAGAAGACCAGCACGGCCAGCGAGTCGAAGTAGACGTCGCCGCGGCCGGTGATCGCGTTGATCAGCCCGGCAATCGAACCGACCGAGAGGCCTAACGCGACCGGTAGATCCATGTGAGGTGTGCGGGTTCGTAGCGACGCCAGCGCGCCGCGGAAGAAGGTTCGGCCGGGCACCGCGACCGCCAGCAGGCCCAATCCCGTTCCGATCGTTCTCAAAAACGTGCGGTGATCCGCGTCGACGCCCGAGGCTTCCCCGGCGTACAGACCGATCGCAATCCACATCGCGTTGGCGGCGCAGAAGCCGGCGATCGCGATCTGGATCAGCAGTCGCCGGTTTTCGCGAGCGAAGTGGTCGTCGAGCTGTTTGGTGAGCGGAGCGACTTGGTAGCCCAAGCGGTCCATCGTGCGAGCGATCTCGCTCAACGGAACCCGCTGCGGATCGAAGACGATGCGGATCGTATGATCGCTCATTTTGACGCGGGCCAATTGCCAGCCGTCGATCCGCGCCGCCGCGTTTTCGATCAGCCAAGCACATGCGCCGCAGTGCAGTCCGTGGAGCGCTAGATCGGTCGAAAGCAGACCGCCCGATTGCGGCTTCGGTGCCGAATCGCCTAAGAATTCCGGCTGGTCGAAGACGTCGTATCGCGACCGTTGGCCGGGGACGCCTTGAGCCGCGGCGGAGGTCATCTGGTCGCGAAGGGCGTAGAAATCGGAAAGGCCCCAGCCGTTGATCAGGTCGTACGCACCGTGGCAACCGTTGCAGCAGAAGATCCGCTGCGGATCGGCATCGGCGCGGACTCGCGTCGGCAGTCCGCAATGGACGCAGGGAAGTTCGACGATCGCCGGGCAAGCGGTTTCGTCGGCACTGGCGGCTTCATCGGCTGGCAATTCAGCTGCGCTGGAATCAGAGAACGCTTCGGTATTCAACGCCTTTTCCTTATCCCTTTCACTATGCAGATCCCCGTTCATTAAAGGACCGCTCGCAACATGCCCTCGGCCTTGTCCCACGTCTCCTGTTCCTCTTGAACCGGTTTGCTGCGCGATGTGATCCCGCCACCGACGGGCATCTGCAGCCAGCCGTCGCGGCAAGTGACGGTGCGGATCAAGATGTTCAAGTCGCCGCGGCCGCCGGTCGAAAGGTAGCCGAGCGATCCGCAATAGGGCCCGCGGGCTGTCGGTTCCAGTTCGGCGATGATCTGCATCGCGCGGACCTTCGGGGCTCCGGTGATCGATCCGCCGGGAAAGCTGGCTCGCAACAGATCGACCACGCCGACATCGTCTTGCAGCGTGCCGTGGACGCGCGAGACCAGGTGCTGGACGCATTCATATTGTTCCAGTTCGCAGAGCCCCGCGACGTCGATCGAATCGTCGTTGCAGACTCGCGACAGATCGTTTCGCATCAGATCGACGATCATCACGTTTTCGGCGCGGTCCTTGAGACTGGATAGCAGTTGCGCCCCCAGTTGTTGATCGACTGCGGCGTCGCCGGTCCGCGGGCAGGTTCCCTTGATCGGTCGAGTCTCGACGAAGCGGTCGTCGATTTGCAGAAACCGCTCCGGCGAAGCGCTGACAACTTGCCAATCACCGCCGTCAAAATAGCCGGCAAATGGAGCGGCGTTTCGCGATCGCATCCGCAGGTAAGCGGCAACCGCTCCGTGTTGATCGGGGTACAACAGCCGCTGGGCGAGGTTGACTTGAAAGGCATCGCCGCGGCGGATGTAATCGATCACATCGCCGACTGCGGTGCGAAATTCACCGGGGGCGAAGTTGCTGGTCAACGAAGCGTCGATCGGCGTGCGGAACTGCGGCGCGAGCGCGTCGTGCGCCCGCGGAGCGGATCGGGGCGGTCGAGGCATCGCCGTCGGCGTGCATCCC from Rosistilla oblonga includes the following:
- the ccoS gene encoding cbb3-type cytochrome oxidase assembly protein CcoS; the encoded protein is MSVLFVALPLALALGAAGMIACVYCIRGGQYDDLETPAVRILIDDRDTRPQPAKAAESDLDRRGSADPDG
- a CDS encoding anthranilate synthase component I family protein gives rise to the protein MVIPTPADLHPATPDFTSAGDCPLVAPLPPQTDLREVFLRLCHLPHCLWLDSAKPMPDLGRYSFLTADPIEIVSATDDDADPLAKLQKFIPLLSQAAAPGLPPFQGGLAGVLGYELGRSLEPIPAPRFNDLPTPPLCLGLYDWTIAVDHQQNRGWIISQGWPETDPDRRRVAAARRMQQIQWWLGCTPTAMPRPPRSAPRAHDALAPQFRTPIDASLTSNFAPGEFRTAVGDVIDYIRRGDAFQVNLAQRLLYPDQHGAVAAYLRMRSRNAAPFAGYFDGGDWQVVSASPERFLQIDDRFVETRPIKGTCPRTGDAAVDQQLGAQLLSSLKDRAENVMIVDLMRNDLSRVCNDDSIDVAGLCELEQYECVQHLVSRVHGTLQDDVGVVDLLRASFPGGSITGAPKVRAMQIIAELEPTARGPYCGSLGYLSTGGRGDLNILIRTVTCRDGWLQMPVGGGITSRSKPVQEEQETWDKAEGMLRAVL
- a CDS encoding heavy metal translocating P-type ATPase — its product is MNTEAFSDSSAAELPADEAASADETACPAIVELPCVHCGLPTRVRADADPQRIFCCNGCHGAYDLINGWGLSDFYALRDQMTSAAAQGVPGQRSRYDVFDQPEFLGDSAPKPQSGGLLSTDLALHGLHCGACAWLIENAAARIDGWQLARVKMSDHTIRIVFDPQRVPLSEIARTMDRLGYQVAPLTKQLDDHFARENRRLLIQIAIAGFCAANAMWIAIGLYAGEASGVDADHRTFLRTIGTGLGLLAVAVPGRTFFRGALASLRTRTPHMDLPVALGLSVGSIAGLINAITGRGDVYFDSLAVLVFFLLIGRWIQFRQQHRAARSVDLLLRITPRHASRILDDGETQAVLADNLQAGDRIRVAAGESFPADGEIIAGETTIDRSLLTGESQPIRAAVGETVLAGTVNVTRSIDVCVEASGDASRIGRVMQAVEAAAARKTPIVQLADRIGGIFVIVVTTLALVAFALSARDNWQQGAANATALLIVACPCALALATPLAIAVSLGRAARRKILIRDGSSLQQLAGTGTIWFDKTGTLTEGRSRVVEVIGDRDGLASAAAIERDVCHPIADAILAAADLPDDLEGVAATDKDNSPAGTDSTDEATARTQIAIGGVLGEHRGAAIAAGSLKFIQSQGIEIPAKLSQAAERLTAQGTTAIVVARDAIAITVLGIDDPLRAGADVAIAELKRAGWRVGILSGDHPGVVRSVADRVGVPQSLAIGGLSPENKLDIVSHHSPADPGSAELHLPEPAPGLQVMIGDGANDAAALAAADVGIAVRGGAEVSLQAAPIFIASGRLGSVVELVRGARRTARLIHITFAVSLGYNVIAVGLAMAGRISPLVAAVLMPLSSVSVLSLTLASRSFRERDELERTK
- a CDS encoding c-type cytochrome; the protein is MKTTTYALLLIGLAALTGCEKPYVAEFEPNMVLAELVSMSVEEPMDQALAETQTALTRLFGTPDDPKLPDFLLEDPDLGTLVSMDNLVAASGSPSEQGRGLYRQHCSTCHGITGNGRGTTAALLDPYPRDYRMGKYKFKSTRRGSKPLREDLHFAITHGLDGTAMVAIPELNKNPEDVEALIDYVMYLTWRGEVERALLEEAELIDFAAGETLFDNAMVDKYLQKYKDDFDPETLTDEAQIEEYEMFAEQWEFIQDLTFGAVEGWLDAEDAVVEVPEPEDVPVPATIDEVVAAAKAPGDSPLKQSIQRGKELFVTERAACAKCHGPKGWGDGTNKDYDDWTKDWTLQRGIDPTDEAAQIPLIARGVLPPRLIKARDFRQGLYRGGSDPELLYLRIAAGIDGTPMPAASLEPNQIWDLVNYIRSLREDAPMSIQ